A window from Apostichopus japonicus isolate 1M-3 chromosome 2, ASM3797524v1, whole genome shotgun sequence encodes these proteins:
- the LOC139983792 gene encoding uncharacterized protein, whose translation MVRGILRMVMGVFTLTYVPIANGFEPIVQWQSEQVTIYAEEKTATLFLEIAEPRGRDVTIGLLSYGVGLTIHDDITIPETATIPEGKYVGSVNVTLHDDAVEGSSENGYRKIRIKFSEVLKGKASLGGYGYREIIDVNILGPATSETGCHSGSFRTSRVIANEGDGSAVLTLIVNEPFDEDLVIPYRVNLEWTGTTSHARHEIDYMYRVAHHEEMGYKRAILPAGETSLDVPFQLRDDDIPEDVEQFMVQINRDNLSHRINILTDTVIVDIVDNDRCPDTPGAQYYDGSCYFKVFLPGEVVISADEAINRCHDQGGYLAIIESEVENTIVSDTADLKQAWIGAIRDPDDQDTFIWSDGSSLVFDCWRQREPNNRLGNENCVKINYVRLGFWNDTPCQGDKQVRFGVCEKPAVSSDSM comes from the exons ATGGTGCGAGGCATTCTGCGGATGGTAATGGGGGTATTTACCCTCACCTATGTACCGATTGCTAACG GCTTTGAACCAATCGTACAATGGCAATCGGAACAAGTTACGATTTACGCTGAAGAAAAGACGGCGACACTTTTTCTTGAAATTGCCGAACCACGAGGACGTGACGTTACTATTG GGCTGCTCAGCTACGGTGTTGGGCTAACTATACACGATGACATCACGATACCAGAGACAGCGACTATTCCAGAAGGGAAATACGTCGGCAGCGTTAACGTAACTCTGCACGACGATGCTGTCGAGGGAAGCTCAGAGAATGGTTATCGTAAAATACGGATCAAATTTAGCGAGGTGCTGAAAGGAAAAGCATCTCTCGGAGGTTATGGATATCGGGAAATCATAGACGTGAACATACTGGGGCCTGCAACTTCCGAGACGG GCTGCCATTCCGGGTCATTTCGTACCAGCCGCGTCATCGCAAATGAGGGCGATGGGAGCGCAGTTTTAACATTAATCGTGAACGAACCATTCGATGAAGATTTGGTTATTC CCTACCGGGTGAATCTAGAATGGACAGGTACAACCTCACACGCTAGACATGAGATAGATTATATGTATCGCGTGGCGCACCATGAAGAAATGGGTTACAAACGTGCCATCCTACCGGCTGGAGAGACAAGTCTCGATGTACCGTTTCAACTCAGAGATGATGATATACCGGAAGATGTTGAACAATTTATGGTCCAGATTAATCGCGATAATTTATCTCACCGTATCAACATTCTCACCGATACCGTCATCGTGGATATTGTAGATAACGACC GTTGCCCGGATACGCCTGGTGCACAGTACTACGATGGTTCGTGTTACTTTAAGGTTTTCTTACCTGGTGAAGTTGTTATATCTGCCGACGAAGCCATTAATCGTTGTCATGACCAAGGCGGTTATTTAGCGATTATCGAAAGTGAAGTAGAAAACACGATTGTGTCTGATACAGCAGACTTGAAGCAAGCATGGATTGGCGCCATCAGAGATCCCGACGATCAAG ATACTTTCATTTGGTCGGACGGCTCGTCACTGGTGTTTGATTGTTGGCGCCAACGGGAACCAAACAATCGCCTTGGCAACGAAAACTGCGTGAAGATCAACTACGTCCGACTGGGATTTTGGAACGACACACCTTGTCAGGGTGACAAACAAGTTAGGTTTGGCGTTTGCGAAAAACCAGCCGTTTCATCTGACAGCATGTAG